The following are encoded together in the Anaeromyxobacter diazotrophicus genome:
- a CDS encoding HAD family hydrolase, with translation MIRLAVFDLDGTLVDSRLDLCLAVNHALRALGLPERSLEEVSSFVGEGAALLVERAVAPRVELREAALAAWWEHYQVHLLDHTVLYPGLRELLAALPFPLAVHTNKPGRLARRILEGLGVAERFVEVLGGDEAPRKPSPEGTRALLARRGVAPAEAVLVGDSLVDLALARAVPLRFVAVGWGLVAPERLAAAGAPSPARSAAELAAALGAA, from the coding sequence GTGATCCGCCTCGCGGTCTTCGACCTCGACGGCACCCTGGTCGACTCCCGGCTCGACCTCTGCCTGGCGGTGAACCACGCGCTGCGGGCGCTCGGGCTCCCCGAGCGCTCGCTGGAGGAGGTGTCGAGCTTCGTCGGCGAGGGCGCGGCGCTGCTGGTGGAGCGCGCGGTGGCGCCCCGGGTCGAGCTGCGCGAGGCGGCGCTCGCCGCCTGGTGGGAGCACTACCAGGTGCACCTCCTCGACCACACGGTGCTCTACCCCGGGCTGCGCGAGCTCCTGGCCGCGCTCCCCTTCCCGCTGGCCGTGCACACCAACAAGCCCGGGCGGCTCGCGCGCCGGATCCTGGAGGGGCTCGGGGTGGCGGAGCGGTTCGTCGAGGTGCTGGGCGGCGACGAGGCGCCGCGCAAGCCGTCGCCCGAGGGGACGCGCGCCCTGCTCGCGCGCCGGGGCGTCGCGCCGGCGGAGGCGGTGCTGGTGGGGGACAGCCTGGTCGACCTCGCCCTGGCCCGCGCCGTCCCGCTGCGCTTCGTGGCGGTGGGCTGGGGGCTCGTGGCGCCGGAGCGCCTCGCGGCCGCCGGGGCGCCCTCGCCGGCCCGCAGCGCGGCGGAGCTGGCGGCGGCGCTCGGAGCCGCGTGA
- a CDS encoding RNA polymerase sigma factor → MTLEARVQALVAEGRARDATALALRELGPQVLAYLVSLLRNDGDAREVFAQFAEDLWKGLPGFRGDASLRGWAYRIAWHASARWARDPYRQRGRRLETREASALAAEVLTTLGDEARRADRMSALRARLAPEEQTLLILRVDRDLPWREVALVLAEDGRPAPSEAALRKRFERLKEKLGRAARDEGLMD, encoded by the coding sequence ATGACCCTCGAGGCGCGCGTGCAGGCGCTGGTGGCCGAAGGCCGGGCCCGGGACGCGACCGCGCTCGCCCTCCGCGAGCTCGGCCCGCAGGTGCTCGCCTACCTCGTCTCCCTGCTCCGGAACGACGGGGACGCGCGGGAGGTGTTCGCGCAGTTCGCCGAGGACCTGTGGAAGGGGCTGCCCGGGTTCCGCGGCGACGCCTCCCTGCGCGGCTGGGCCTACCGCATCGCCTGGCACGCCAGCGCCCGCTGGGCGCGCGACCCCTACCGGCAGCGCGGGCGCCGCCTGGAGACGCGCGAGGCGTCGGCGCTCGCGGCCGAGGTCCTCACCACCCTCGGCGACGAGGCGCGGCGCGCCGACCGCATGTCCGCGCTGCGCGCGCGGCTCGCCCCCGAGGAGCAGACGCTGCTCATCCTGCGGGTCGACCGCGACCTGCCGTGGCGCGAGGTGGCGCTGGTGCTGGCCGAGGACGGGCGCCCCGCGCCGAGCGAGGCCGCCCTGCGCAAGCGGTTCGAGCGGCTCAAGGAGAAGCTGGGGAGGGCCGCGCGCGACGAGGGGCTGATGGACTGA
- the amrA gene encoding AmmeMemoRadiSam system protein A yields MSAPAAAAPLGPVERAALLGVARAAVRARLGLGGAPALPAEGPLAAPGGAFVTLRVRGELRGCLGSFAPRGSLAATVAALAAGAATEDPRFPPLRPEELDDLDLHVSIVAPRRPMRDPSELALGRDGVVVELGWHRGALLPQVAVEEGWDAKTFLERTCLKAGLPPGAWRDPQAKVELFAAEEVGPERLDPARPGM; encoded by the coding sequence GTGAGCGCGCCCGCGGCCGCGGCGCCGCTGGGGCCGGTCGAGCGCGCCGCGCTGCTCGGGGTGGCGCGCGCCGCCGTGCGGGCGCGCCTCGGGCTGGGCGGAGCGCCGGCGCTCCCCGCCGAGGGTCCCCTGGCGGCGCCCGGCGGCGCCTTCGTGACGCTGCGGGTGCGCGGCGAGCTGCGCGGCTGCCTCGGCTCGTTCGCCCCGCGGGGCTCGCTGGCCGCGACGGTCGCGGCCCTGGCGGCCGGCGCCGCCACCGAGGACCCGCGCTTCCCGCCGCTCCGGCCCGAGGAGCTCGACGACCTCGACCTGCACGTGTCGATCGTGGCGCCGCGCCGGCCGATGCGCGATCCGTCCGAGCTGGCGCTCGGGCGCGACGGCGTGGTGGTCGAGCTCGGCTGGCACCGCGGCGCGCTCCTGCCGCAGGTGGCGGTGGAGGAGGGCTGGGACGCGAAGACCTTCCTCGAGCGGACCTGCCTCAAGGCGGGCCTCCCGCCGGGCGCCTGGCGCGATCCGCAGGCCAAGGTCGAGCTCTTCGCGGCCGAGGAGGTCGGGCCCGAGCGGCTTGACCCCGCCCGGCCGGGCATGTGA
- the moaD gene encoding molybdopterin converting factor subunit 1: MPLTVLYFAGAREAAGLAREALDLPAGTVADLRRALTARHPALARVLPRCRLAVNQEMASDAEPVPDGAEVAVIPPVSGGAPRCRVVERPLALDEAVEAVRGPGRGAVVTFEGDVRGETQGRPVVRLEYEAYLPMAERTLQRVADEVEREHGAAVAIVHRVGHLGPGEAAVVIACAAPHRTPAFRACEAAIERLKHEVPIWKREVFSDGSVWVGLGP, translated from the coding sequence GTGCCCCTGACCGTCCTCTACTTCGCCGGCGCGCGTGAGGCCGCCGGGCTGGCTCGCGAGGCGCTGGACCTCCCCGCGGGCACCGTCGCCGACCTGCGCCGGGCGCTCACGGCGCGCCATCCGGCGCTCGCGCGCGTCCTGCCGCGCTGCCGGCTGGCCGTCAATCAGGAGATGGCGTCCGATGCCGAGCCGGTGCCGGACGGCGCCGAGGTCGCGGTCATCCCGCCGGTGTCGGGCGGAGCGCCGCGCTGCCGGGTGGTGGAGCGTCCGCTCGCGCTCGACGAGGCGGTGGAGGCGGTCCGCGGCCCCGGCCGCGGCGCGGTGGTGACCTTCGAGGGCGACGTGCGGGGCGAGACGCAGGGCCGCCCGGTGGTGCGGCTCGAGTACGAGGCCTACCTGCCCATGGCGGAGCGGACGCTGCAGCGGGTGGCGGACGAGGTCGAGCGGGAGCACGGCGCCGCGGTCGCCATCGTCCACCGGGTCGGCCACCTCGGGCCGGGCGAGGCGGCGGTGGTCATCGCCTGCGCCGCGCCGCACCGCACCCCGGCGTTCCGGGCCTGCGAGGCCGCCATCGAGCGGCTCAAGCACGAGGTGCCGATCTGGAAGCGCGAGGTGTTCTCGGACGGCAGCGTGTGGGTGGGCCTCGGACCTTGA
- a CDS encoding HD-GYP domain-containing protein encodes MRLFRSTLLLMLAAAVVPSVVLGFVLLREAHATVTLRAAALGLAAALAVALPLSAWFARRLARPVSECVRGALDIARGRFGRQVTVTVRNEIGELAYTFNHMSRELASYDRENRALIAALEAGYLATLRSLASAIDAKDPSTRGHSDRVAELAVEVGRELRLDEPALKALAYGGLLHDVGKIGIPEAILHKAGQLAPAEQELMRAHPAIGAEILRGVAFLEAAAPAVRNHHERWDGGGYPDRLAGEAIPLVARIVNAVDTFDACTSVRPYQQALPGAAAVAVLERLRGSQIDPAVCDALVRVVQRRAGAARDAALATAHV; translated from the coding sequence ATGCGGCTCTTCCGCTCGACCCTCCTGCTCATGCTGGCGGCCGCGGTGGTGCCGTCGGTCGTGCTGGGCTTCGTCCTGCTGCGCGAGGCGCACGCGACGGTCACCCTCCGGGCGGCGGCGCTCGGGCTCGCGGCCGCGCTGGCGGTGGCGCTCCCGCTCTCCGCCTGGTTCGCGCGGCGGCTGGCGCGCCCGGTCTCGGAGTGCGTGCGCGGCGCCCTCGACATCGCGCGCGGGCGCTTCGGCCGCCAGGTGACGGTCACCGTCCGCAACGAGATCGGCGAGCTCGCGTACACCTTCAACCACATGTCGCGCGAGCTCGCGAGCTACGACCGCGAGAACCGGGCGCTCATCGCCGCGCTGGAGGCGGGGTACCTCGCCACGCTGCGCAGCCTCGCCTCCGCCATCGACGCCAAGGACCCCTCGACGCGCGGCCACAGCGACCGGGTGGCGGAGCTGGCGGTCGAGGTGGGCCGGGAGCTCCGTCTCGACGAGCCCGCGCTGAAGGCGCTCGCCTACGGCGGGCTCCTCCACGACGTGGGGAAGATCGGGATCCCGGAGGCCATCCTCCACAAGGCCGGCCAGCTGGCGCCCGCGGAGCAGGAGCTGATGCGCGCGCACCCGGCCATCGGCGCGGAGATCCTGCGCGGCGTGGCGTTCCTCGAGGCGGCGGCGCCGGCGGTGCGCAACCACCACGAGCGGTGGGACGGCGGCGGCTACCCCGACCGCCTGGCCGGCGAGGCCATCCCGCTCGTCGCGCGCATCGTGAACGCGGTGGACACCTTCGACGCCTGCACCTCCGTCCGCCCCTACCAGCAGGCGCTGCCCGGCGCGGCGGCGGTGGCGGTGCTGGAGCGGCTGCGCGGCAGCCAGATCGACCCGGCGGTGTGCGACGCGCTCGTACGCGTCGTGCAAAGGCGGGCGGGGGCGGCGCGCGACGCGGCGCTTGCCACCGCCCACGTGTGA
- a CDS encoding OmpA family protein, with amino-acid sequence MRRLALLAALAAAASARADDPTRRGFDADPSRPAALADGAFAVETAAPAPAGAAHAELLVDWVHGLLAAKQGDARLGDLLADRVALHALGSWSLGAVELGADLPFAAWQRSHLDLLTSRGVTGPLVDPIAATAFGDLRLLAKAPLPRVLPLDLAALVDLRLPTGDGRAFLSDGLAVNPQLLAGRALGPVRLDASVGYLFRKSGQYLQLVASDGITYGLGASTALPPLGRLTSWRAVADLSGQLPRALDLSSDRARAPLSVRAGVRARVWRDFAVDVGAGTGLAWFGDAGYGRESFRVFAGLRWERLAAAEREGAGRPGDRDGDGVPDAEDRCPDQPGPAELEGCPDRDGDGVPDLDDRCPDQPGPAQSDGCPPAAGAPLVEVEVERSRIALRDAITFETGRDTLRRESFPILDEVARALLAHPELRRVRVDGHTDNVGGRAYNQDLSARRARAVVRALVERGVAAGRLGSQGFGFERPLASNATALGRAKNRRVEFTILEAGAPGAAQPDGERERRGP; translated from the coding sequence ATGCGCCGACTGGCCCTGCTCGCCGCCCTCGCCGCCGCCGCCAGCGCGCGCGCCGACGACCCCACGCGCCGCGGCTTCGACGCGGACCCCTCCCGCCCGGCCGCGCTGGCCGACGGCGCCTTCGCCGTCGAGACCGCCGCCCCCGCGCCGGCCGGCGCCGCGCACGCCGAGCTGCTCGTGGACTGGGTCCACGGCCTGCTCGCCGCCAAGCAGGGCGACGCGCGGCTCGGGGATCTGCTCGCCGATCGCGTCGCGCTGCACGCGCTCGGGAGCTGGTCGCTGGGCGCCGTCGAGCTCGGGGCCGACCTGCCCTTCGCCGCCTGGCAGCGCTCCCACCTCGACCTGCTCACCTCCCGCGGCGTGACCGGGCCACTCGTCGATCCGATCGCGGCCACCGCCTTCGGCGACCTGCGGCTGCTCGCCAAGGCGCCGCTGCCCCGCGTCCTGCCGCTCGACCTGGCGGCGCTGGTCGACCTCCGGCTCCCGACCGGCGACGGCCGCGCCTTCCTCTCCGACGGCCTCGCGGTGAACCCGCAGCTCCTGGCGGGCCGCGCCCTGGGCCCGGTCAGGCTCGACGCCTCGGTGGGCTACCTGTTCCGCAAGAGCGGGCAGTACCTGCAGCTCGTGGCGAGCGACGGGATCACCTACGGGCTCGGCGCCTCCACGGCGCTGCCGCCGCTCGGGCGGCTCACCTCGTGGCGCGCGGTGGCGGACCTCTCCGGCCAGCTCCCGCGCGCGCTCGACCTGTCGAGCGACCGCGCCCGGGCGCCGCTCTCGGTCCGCGCCGGCGTGCGCGCCCGGGTCTGGCGCGACTTCGCGGTCGACGTCGGCGCCGGCACCGGCCTCGCCTGGTTCGGCGACGCCGGCTACGGGCGCGAGTCGTTCCGGGTCTTCGCCGGGCTGCGCTGGGAGCGCCTCGCCGCCGCGGAGCGCGAAGGCGCCGGCCGCCCGGGCGACCGGGACGGCGACGGCGTGCCCGACGCGGAGGATCGCTGCCCCGACCAGCCCGGCCCGGCCGAGCTGGAGGGCTGCCCGGACCGCGACGGCGACGGCGTGCCCGACCTCGACGATCGCTGCCCCGACCAGCCGGGCCCGGCCCAGAGCGACGGCTGCCCGCCGGCCGCCGGCGCCCCGCTGGTCGAGGTCGAGGTCGAGCGCAGCCGGATCGCGCTCCGCGACGCCATCACCTTCGAGACCGGCCGGGACACGCTCCGGCGCGAGTCCTTCCCCATCCTCGACGAGGTGGCCCGCGCGCTGCTGGCGCACCCCGAGCTGCGCCGCGTGCGTGTGGACGGCCACACCGACAACGTGGGCGGCCGCGCCTACAACCAGGACCTCTCGGCCCGCCGGGCGCGCGCGGTCGTGCGCGCGCTCGTCGAGCGGGGCGTCGCCGCGGGCCGCCTCGGCTCCCAGGGGTTCGGGTTCGAGCGGCCGCTCGCCTCCAACGCGACCGCGCTGGGCCGAGCCAAGAACCGCCGCGTCGAGTTCACCATCCTCGAGGCGGGCGCGCCCGGCGCGGCCCAGCCCGACGGCGAGCGCGAGAGGCGGGGCCCGTGA
- a CDS encoding thiol reductase thioredoxin — protein sequence MGIYRCAACGAVNRSAAGAGARCERCRAALDTSGAPQHVDAAALVTLIASSPAPVLVDFAAPGARASCLAEVASARAGELVCLRVDTAGEPAATAAYRVRQAPTVVLFARGAEVARFAPTAPEAAGQVSRWVAQATRA from the coding sequence ATGGGCATCTACCGCTGCGCCGCCTGCGGCGCGGTGAACCGGAGCGCCGCCGGCGCCGGGGCGCGGTGCGAGCGCTGCCGCGCGGCCCTCGACACGAGCGGCGCGCCCCAGCACGTCGACGCGGCGGCCCTGGTGACGCTCATCGCCTCCTCTCCGGCCCCGGTCCTGGTCGACTTCGCGGCGCCGGGCGCGCGCGCCTCCTGCCTGGCCGAGGTGGCGAGCGCGCGCGCGGGCGAGCTGGTGTGCCTGCGCGTGGACACGGCGGGCGAGCCGGCGGCCACGGCGGCGTACCGCGTCCGCCAGGCGCCGACGGTGGTGCTCTTCGCGCGGGGGGCCGAGGTGGCCCGGTTCGCGCCGACGGCGCCGGAGGCGGCCGGCCAGGTGTCGCGCTGGGTGGCGCAGGCCACCCGGGCGTGA
- the rseP gene encoding RIP metalloprotease RseP, producing the protein MAHVFGASASFAVVALLVVVAFGALVIIHELGHFAAARLCRMRVERFSVGFGPVLLRRRQGETEWALSAVPFGGYVKIAGMGPGEEIAPDDRAAYANQPAWRRFLVILAGPAMNYLFAVLLAAAMLASLGFREPDPAPVIGEIVAGGAAARAGLQAGDRVRSVDGRSIETWKALVEEVVAHPGREARLSVERGGATVELVATPEDKGGAGRLGIGQAARVTRASPAEAVAGGLRVTNERAGEILAGLGQMVTGRQRAELRGPVGIAQEMAKSARAGAAPFISIVWFISIALGLFNLLPLPALDGGRLVFLVYEIVTRRRVNQRVENVVHLAGFVALFGLLLAVTVFGDLARIFR; encoded by the coding sequence ATGGCTCACGTCTTCGGTGCGTCCGCGAGCTTCGCGGTGGTGGCGCTGCTGGTCGTCGTCGCCTTCGGCGCGCTCGTCATCATCCACGAGCTGGGGCACTTCGCCGCCGCGCGGCTCTGCCGCATGCGCGTCGAGCGCTTCAGCGTCGGCTTCGGGCCGGTGCTCCTCAGGCGGCGCCAGGGCGAGACCGAGTGGGCGCTCTCGGCGGTGCCGTTCGGCGGCTACGTCAAGATCGCGGGGATGGGCCCGGGCGAGGAGATCGCGCCGGACGACCGAGCCGCGTACGCGAACCAGCCCGCCTGGCGGCGGTTCCTCGTCATCCTGGCCGGGCCGGCCATGAACTACCTGTTCGCGGTGCTCCTGGCGGCCGCGATGCTCGCCAGCCTCGGCTTCCGCGAGCCGGACCCGGCCCCGGTGATCGGCGAGATCGTGGCCGGCGGCGCCGCCGCGCGCGCGGGGCTCCAGGCCGGCGACCGCGTGCGCTCGGTGGACGGCCGATCGATCGAGACCTGGAAGGCGCTGGTGGAGGAGGTGGTGGCGCACCCCGGCCGCGAGGCGCGGCTCTCCGTGGAGCGCGGCGGCGCGACGGTGGAGCTCGTCGCGACCCCGGAGGACAAGGGCGGCGCCGGGCGGCTCGGCATCGGCCAGGCGGCCCGGGTCACGCGGGCCTCTCCGGCCGAGGCCGTCGCGGGCGGCCTGCGGGTCACCAACGAGCGGGCGGGCGAGATCCTGGCCGGCCTGGGTCAGATGGTGACCGGCCGCCAGCGCGCCGAGCTGCGCGGGCCGGTGGGCATCGCCCAGGAGATGGCGAAGAGCGCCCGCGCCGGCGCCGCCCCCTTCATCAGCATCGTCTGGTTCATCTCCATCGCGCTCGGGCTCTTCAACCTGCTCCCCTTGCCAGCGCTCGACGGGGGCCGGCTGGTGTTCCTGGTCTACGAGATCGTCACGCGGCGGCGCGTGAACCAGCGCGTCGAGAACGTGGTCCACCTCGCCGGCTTCGTGGCGTTGTTCGGGCTCCTGCTGGCGGTGACGGTGTTCGGCGACCTGGCGCGGATCTTCCGGTAA
- a CDS encoding response regulator, with the protein MKVLIADDDQTIRALLGDMLVDLGHAVVAAANGAEAVELAVREQPDAAILDFLMPKLSGLDALKAMRERGLAMPVVLLTAISDSSIRELEDVQSPAIILEKPFRRRDIARALERATRP; encoded by the coding sequence ATGAAGGTCCTCATCGCCGACGACGATCAGACCATCCGGGCGCTCCTGGGCGACATGCTGGTCGACCTCGGCCACGCGGTGGTGGCCGCGGCCAACGGCGCCGAGGCCGTCGAGCTGGCCGTGCGCGAGCAGCCGGACGCGGCCATCCTCGACTTCCTCATGCCGAAGCTGTCGGGCCTCGACGCGCTCAAGGCGATGCGCGAGCGGGGGCTCGCGATGCCGGTGGTGCTGCTGACGGCCATCAGCGACAGCTCGATCCGCGAGCTGGAGGACGTCCAGTCGCCCGCGATCATCCTGGAGAAGCCCTTCCGGCGGCGCGACATCGCCAGGGCCCTCGAGCGGGCGACCCGCCCCTGA
- a CDS encoding S1C family serine protease, with the protein MRRPGGIGFTAAAAALLLAGRTAAAPPAPPPEVAGRALPELTRLAQAALPAVVGIVTVQGERDPAPGDPLKDVFDHFRGDAPRRGLASGFVIDPSGLILTNAHVVEGAARVEVEVGEDGERLPGRVVGKDPASDVALVEVSAGRALPALPLGDSDRLQIAEWLMVVGNPFGLAHTVTVGIVSHTGRSDVVPSGRDGYYDFIQTDASINPGNSGGPLLNLRGEVVGIATAINASGQGIGFAVPINMAKEILAQLRDHGRVVRSWLGVSVRELRPAAGRAARPREVVVTGVVTGGPAAASGLKVGDVITGFEGRSVATAARLRWYVATAGVGRSVALQVRRGPDERSLHVELGPLPDAAEDGAVTGTGSASGALDE; encoded by the coding sequence ATGCGGCGTCCGGGCGGCATCGGGTTCACGGCGGCTGCGGCGGCTCTCCTCCTCGCCGGGCGCACGGCCGCCGCCCCGCCCGCTCCTCCGCCGGAGGTCGCGGGCCGCGCGCTGCCCGAGCTGACGCGGCTGGCCCAGGCGGCGCTGCCGGCGGTGGTCGGCATCGTGACGGTCCAGGGCGAGCGCGACCCCGCGCCCGGCGATCCGCTCAAGGACGTCTTCGACCACTTCCGCGGCGACGCCCCGCGCCGGGGGCTCGCCAGCGGCTTCGTCATCGACCCCTCGGGCCTCATCCTCACCAACGCCCACGTGGTCGAGGGCGCCGCGCGCGTCGAGGTCGAGGTGGGCGAGGACGGGGAGCGGCTCCCCGGGCGCGTGGTGGGGAAGGACCCCGCCAGCGACGTGGCGCTCGTCGAGGTGTCGGCCGGGCGGGCGCTCCCCGCGCTGCCCCTGGGCGACTCGGATCGGCTCCAGATCGCGGAGTGGCTGATGGTGGTGGGCAACCCCTTCGGCCTGGCCCACACCGTCACCGTCGGGATCGTGAGCCACACCGGCCGCTCCGACGTCGTCCCCTCGGGACGTGACGGCTACTACGACTTCATCCAGACCGACGCGTCGATCAACCCGGGCAACTCGGGCGGGCCGCTGCTCAACCTGCGGGGCGAGGTGGTCGGCATCGCGACCGCCATCAACGCGAGCGGCCAGGGCATCGGGTTCGCCGTCCCCATCAACATGGCGAAGGAGATCCTGGCGCAGCTCCGCGACCACGGCCGGGTGGTGCGGAGCTGGCTCGGGGTCTCGGTGCGCGAGCTCCGGCCGGCGGCGGGCCGCGCCGCGCGCCCGCGCGAGGTGGTGGTGACCGGGGTCGTGACCGGCGGGCCGGCGGCCGCGAGCGGCCTGAAGGTCGGGGACGTCATCACCGGGTTCGAGGGGCGCAGCGTGGCCACCGCTGCCCGCCTGCGCTGGTACGTCGCCACCGCCGGCGTGGGGCGCAGCGTGGCGCTGCAGGTCCGCCGGGGCCCCGACGAGCGCTCGCTGCACGTCGAGCTGGGGCCGCTGCCGGACGCCGCCGAGGACGGCGCGGTCACCGGGACGGGGTCGGCCTCGGGCGCGCTCGACGAGTAG
- a CDS encoding NUDIX domain-containing protein: MPDHRNPKPTVDVVILLPDGRVVLVERRNPPAGWALPGGFVDEGEALAAAAVREAREETGLEVTLVEQLHTYSDPRRDPRHHTISTVFLGRAAGAPKGGDDALRAEAFAWSALPAPLAFDHAEILADARRYLLTGARRRL; this comes from the coding sequence ATGCCCGACCACCGGAACCCCAAGCCCACCGTCGACGTCGTCATCCTCCTCCCCGACGGGCGCGTCGTGCTCGTGGAGCGCAGGAACCCGCCCGCCGGATGGGCGCTGCCCGGGGGCTTCGTCGACGAGGGCGAGGCGCTGGCGGCGGCCGCGGTGCGGGAGGCGCGCGAGGAGACCGGGCTCGAGGTCACCCTGGTCGAGCAGCTCCACACCTACTCCGACCCGCGCCGCGATCCGCGCCACCACACCATCAGCACCGTCTTCCTGGGGCGCGCGGCCGGCGCGCCGAAGGGCGGCGACGACGCGCTCCGCGCCGAGGCGTTCGCCTGGAGCGCGCTCCCGGCGCCGCTCGCCTTCGACCACGCCGAGATCCTGGCGGACGCCCGGCGCTACCTGCTCACCGGCGCGCGGAGGCGGCTGTGA